The Methanosarcina acetivorans C2A genome includes the window AACTGTGTTTTTGAACATTGCAGTAATCAGTTCTTCATTCTCTTTTCTGAAATCACTGATTGTTCTAAAATCAGGTTGTAGGTTTTCAGCTAAATACATGTAAACTATATTTTCTCGAACATTGCGAGCTATCGCTCGCGATGAACGAACTCTATCAAGCATAGATTGAATCAAAATCTTACACATTATGCAAGGATGATAAGCAGGGTGTCCAGAACCGTCATACCTAGTACCGTGAAAACCCAAATGTTGAACATACATTTTAGTGACTACCATCAGCTGATATTGTTTTGATCTAAATTGATGATCCATAATTAAGTTTTCATGGTACTAGTTTCAAATTCACTAAAATCCATCTCATCCACAAAAGACTCAACCAAATAGCAGATATGATCTGAAGGAATAAGATCTCGGATATCTGGAGGTAAAGTCCAAACTTGATTCTTTAAAGATTTAATAAAAACCATAAACCAAAAAATTAGTAGAATAGTATATAATAATTAATATATTAAAAGCGGAGACCTCGATTACCTGAAGTAATTGTCGGACAGCCTCCTTGCAGCGGGGTGCATCAGCGCAATTTTGATTTGATTGTTGGCTATTGATATTGTTTTGCCATTTAGCATTCATTGTTTTTTAGCTATTAGATAGATTCTTTTGAATTTTAAGTCGATCATGTCTGAGTCATCTGTCTGTTCTTCAAAAGCTTCTTTAACTAACTCACGGAAAGAACTTATGTAATCTTCGGTCAGGGTTTCCGTATAGAAAGACTGGTTCAAATAACCGTTTTCGGCTCCGGATTGATAAATCTTATATGCTTCTTCAGGAGAGAAGAGGTTCGACTCTTCTCGAAGTTCACTATGAATAACATCAAATCCGCAACTTCTGAATAGCTGTTCATATTTTTTTGTGATATGCCCCGGTCCGCAGCAGAGGTCAAGGACATCTTCTCCCGGTTGAATCGATAAAAGGTTCAGAAGGACTTCGGAAGCTGACTTTTGAACAAGTGAGTTTTTTGCATACGTAAAAGCCTTGGAATTAAAGTTTACTTCTGACATTTTTGATCACTTTTCCTTGGTCTTAAATACATTCCTGAATTGTATTTGCGACAGTATGTTTCTATATAATCTTTCTGTCCGGAGTCTCAAACAATCAAAAACCCGGGAATAACTGTGGATTTGAAAAAGAGACGAAGAAGCCAATTTTGAGGATTCGGTTCCAAAAATTTACCAACATTTATTAAGCAGTCTATTGAGAGTTAGTTTTACAGTTTAAAGGTATATATCAAATCTAGCTTTATATCAAACCTTGTTCTGGTTCCATGCCGAGGCGGTATTATGAGAAATGTTACAAAGAGAAATATTACAAAGTATGGAATTTTTTCGTTTTGGGCTCTTTTTTTTGCTGACATTAAATGCGTTAGCCCTGTCCGATCTTTCTGAGGATAGTATCAAACTCGAAACAATAGTGACGAACCCATGGGTATTGGCATGAACGTAAACTTCATACATTACATCCATGAAGAATTAAGTAACTACTCAGATACGATTTTAACGGGTACAGTTAAAGAAATACTTCCGCCCAGATGGAATACAATAGACGGAAAACAGCCGAACAAACCACTTACTGAACTCGATCCTCTTAACGACACTATTTACACGGACATTGTTATAAGTGTGGATGAGTATCTCAAAAATCCATTATCGTATAGAGAGGTTATTGTCAGATCAATTGGTGGGGCAGTTGGAAATGTTAGTATGACATCGGACGCTGAACCAACCTTCAAAACGGGGGAGAAGGTTTTACTTTATCTAAGCGAGGATACTGATCTGTCTACAAAGGACATCGATCCTGAACATTTCATTGTTACGGATTTTTACGAGGGCAAATTCACATTAACTGATGATGGGAAAGCTATAGGTCGCGTCGAAAACACTACTCTGGATGAGTTGCTGAGCACAATTACTCAAACCGACAATAGCACAAATGATACCGAAGTATCAGAGAATGCAGAAACAGCAGCTAGGCAGGCAGGAGTCGGTTCTACTATTCAATCAAAAAGAATTCCTTTCATGAGCTTCTTCTGGACGCTTGGAGCAGTGCTTGGAGCAGTCCTGATTGTAAGACACAGGTAAAAATAAGGTTGTTTATGATCCATTAAACGGCTATTCTGCTTCACTTAAAGGGTAGTATCTATGATTTTGTTATGAAGTCATAAGATCAAAACATTATGGAAATGGAGTAGAAAAGTAAGTATTTCCAGTAATAGTATCCTTTTATTCAGGTTCAGGGATGAGTGGTTCTAATTAATTCCGACTCATTCCTATTTTGCTCATGCCAACCAAAGTAAAAACTGAGGGGATTTTAACCCCTAAATACATTATATTTTGAGAAGTCCAAATCTCCTGGCATTCGATCCTTAGGTATTGTTAATTAAATATAGATAACTCTTTATTTCTGTGTTTCATCAATAGAAGAACAGAGTACTTTAGCATTTCAAGACTCTTCGTATAACACTTTGTCTTTCATCTCAACCTTGCCAGAAAGTGCCTTAGTATGCCGTTATATCCTTCAACTGTATACGTTTCTGCTTTGGATTGAGTATGAATGGTTTCAGGAATAAACTCTGCATATGCCCTCCAGTGATCAGTCATCACTTCTCCAATCTCTTTCTTCTTTAATTTTTCCCAGAGTAGTTGTCCAGTTTTCGTTCCTCTGCTACCAAAAGAGCAGTTGATGAATTTTTTCCCAACTCTATCAACAGCAATCCAGATCCAGCAATATTTTTTTTGTTACCGATGTAAGTGTGCATCTCATCCAGTTCAACAATAGATATCTCATTTTCGCTTTTTAGCTCCTCTATCTCCTGACCAAATTTCTTTATCCATTTTTGGACAGAAACATGACTTACCCCTAAAAATCGTCCTATTGAACGAAATCCTAATCCCTCAAGATAAAGTTGCAAAGCCTGTCTCTTAACTAAAGGAGAACTAGCAGTTGATTTTAGCTCGACTGAATAGTTATATCCACAATCGTGGCATTTGTAGCGTTGACGTCCACAAACTATACCGTTTTTTGTGTGATTGGAACTTTTGCATCTTGGGCAGTTCATGCAGAAATATAGGTTTTCATAATATATAACTATAATTAAATACCAATGCCAAAAATTGAAATGGGATTACCCAATTGTAGAATGAAAAATGGTTTTGAGACAGCCTGAAAAGCTATACTTGAACCGATCAGCGAAGAACTCAAAAAAATGACTCTTGCACTTGAATCCCAACTATTGAAACCTTTAGCTTTTCTGATTAAAGAAGCAAATGTGCTGGAACCTGAAATTTTCCGGAAATATTTGAAGAACTCAAAAGAAAGAGCATAATGAAAAAGAAGTTAAGACAAGCTTTTTACTGCTTCTCTTTCTCCGTATCCTCTTTCCGGCTTTTAATAATGTTGCCGAAATACATACACCCTTCCATTGAGATCGTTGGCATCTCCGGGGATTCATCGACCATTTGTATCGGAGCACCCCGAACAAGCACACAGGGAACTCTTTCTCCTGCTTCTCCCATAAGGAGTTCAGCCGCAGAAACCAGGTTATCGGCTGCCGCTTTGTAAGTCAGGCGGAGGGGCTTTCCGTAAATATCAAAAGTGCCTCTTGCATCCTCGACAGGTACAAAACCCGAAATCCCGAGTGCAAGCCCTGTGCAGCCCAGGCGCAGGGGCTGAGTCCTGCTGTCCCCTATAATCACGCCCAGCTTGCAGGAGTAACGCTGCTCCAGCCTTTTCCGGATGGTTTCGGAACTTTTTCTCGGGTCTTCCGGAAGCAGGACTACGTGACCGTCAGGCGCGTTTGAAGCATCAATTCCAGCATTGGGAGAGAGAATACCCTTTGTAATCGTAAGAGCGGCTCCGGGAACACCCCCGAAAAGCTCGTCACATTCCTGAAGCACAAGTTCCATTTCCCTCGGGTCTATCCCGTATTTTTCCCCGAGAGATAAGGCCTTTTCCCCGGGCTTAATGCTGGCAAGCTCGACTATTCGATTTTCCGCCGTGGCAACAGCGGATTCGGCCAGCACAAAAACATCCCCATCAACCGGACTAATACCTGCGTCCTGCAGAGAAGCTTCAAGGGCCTGAACGATGTCGTCTCCTGCTCTGATGATAGGAGTCTCAATCCCGAACATCTGGATGGAAGTGATTTTTGGATTCATTTTGATGCCTTTAAAATACTGTAATTAATCGCGATTTTCGGAAATATAAAATCAATATAGACAGAATCAGACCGTAAAATACCGGAAGGTATTGATAAATGTATCCAAAGGCTCCGGAAAACTCCCATAAATAGAAAAAAGCTTAAAAATGAGAAAAAATACACCAGGGAGAATTAACCTGAAAAACTGAAAATAAGGTGCTGAAAGGTCAAAGTCAGATCTGGGAACAACTTTATCCTGAAGGATTACACTCAGACAGGAGCAATAAGCGAATGCTTCAGTTCACGGTAGCACTTCTCAAAAAGAGCCTGGTCAGTTTCGAGTTCTGTAATTTCTAAATCATAAAAGGCTGCAAATTCCCTTACCCGGGACTCGAAATTCTGCTGGTAGTTTAAACCGGTATTAATCTTTGCTACTCGGGAATACCTGGCAGCCCGAAATACCAGCTTTGACTCATCAATATTTTCCAGATCCCGGGCAAACCCGTTAGCTACGACCATTTTTTCCCAGTTGGCAGCCCACATGGGAGTAAGCATAAAAACCCTTTCACCCCTGAACTCCTTTATTATTTCCATGAAAGCTCGTTTGCCTCCCAGGGCAGCACATATGCAGTCGTCGACAATGTTCCCATAAGGGTCTCTTAGCAATGTAAGAGGACATTTAAGGTACCTGAAGTCCTCTTCGAGGTCTTTGAACAAATTTCCGCAAAGCCCATAAAGTAAAAGAATCCCATCTGAAAAGAACGACATCCGAAGAATCTCATCATATACTTTCATTTTCAGCTGTGTGCGCATTTTGCCCATGCCAGCAATATCAAGAATATTGAGCACAAGCATGAGACCTTCTCCGTCGACATATTTCTCGTCTTCTAAGCATCTGAAGGCTTCAACGTTTTTGAGGGACAATTCCCGGCAGGGACAACAAATTTCACCAAACTTCCGTATGATCTCCTCTGAACTCTCATTTTTCAGTATTAGAACGTCGCTCACCTCTTCGTCATGCTCCATGAAATGAATAATTTCATCCTCAAAGATCTTACATGAAATGATGCTCATTATCTTCATTATGACCTCCTCTTCAGGTTCCCCGGCTCTGGAGGAAAAAACTCAAAATCCGTCAACAGATCCAGACCTTTTCACCAGCCGATTCGGGTCCCGGAAAGAAATAGAAAAAACTCCACCTCCAACTTCCACAAAAACCCGGAATGGATATAGTAAATTACAGTCAGTATCGATTATAATGTATTTCCTGTGAATACTTAAAAGTAGGTCATAAGAAAGAGGCAAGAAGTATAAAAAGAAAAAAATTTATAAAAATGAAGGTGACGGCACAAAATACACTGGATGGAACTCTTCTGGATAGAATCCTTTAACGCTGTAAGAAAAAGAAAAGAGAATTCCGATTAAAGGATTATTCAGTATTCTTTTATATTTCAGAGATTCCTGCCATTGAAAGTAATCTCGGAGTGTTTTTGTGAGATCCGATTGGCATAATATGAACCCCGCGTGAGAGTTTTGTCAGCTCCTTTATAGTTTCGGATGCTATCAAAAGCCCTTCTTCAAGGGGTGAAGATGCCTCTTTCATTCGAAGCATGATTTCGTCAGGCACATGAATTCCTGAGATATTTTTATTCATATACTCAGCCATGCCCAGGGATTTGAGAGGAATCAAACCTGCAATTATAGGCACTTCAAGATGGTTTACTGCTTCCATAAACTCCTCGAAAATACCCACATCATATACAGCCTGCGTCTGAATAAAATCGGCTCCGCCTCTGACCTTTTTTTCAAGCTTTATTAGCTGAATTATCTTATCAGGGTCTATGCCTGAGACTGCGCCTGCACAAAAAGAAGTGCCTCCATCCAATATATTTCCTGCCAGATCAAAGCCTGAATCGAGCTTTCGGACAAGTTCGATGAGCTGTACAGAGTCAAGGTCATAAACGGGTTTCGAGCCTGGGTGGTCTCCACAGGAGGGGAAATCTCCGGTCATCAAGCAGATATTCCGGATTCCGAGAGCATAGGCACCCAGCAGGTCAGACTGGAGCCCTATCCGGTTTCGATCCCGGCAGGTAAGCTGCATAATAGGTTCGTGCCCCTCATCAAGCAGAAGTTTGCTGAAAGCCAGCGAACTCATGTGCATAATTGAGCACTGGTTATCGGTGACGTTCAGGGCATCTGCGCGACCTTTGAGATGACGGGCATCTTCCAGGGGAACTGAATACCTGGTCCCCTTGGGAGGAGAGACTTCAGCAGTAACCAGAAATTTCCTGGAGTTCAGTTTTTCACGAAAATTAAAAAGCATTAAGCGAGAATATTAGAAATGAAATTATTTAAAACCATGCTCCTGGGGGGCATGGGTAACGTAGAGAAGGTCAAGCCTTTTGATCTTTTTGAGGCGTTCATAAATAAGAGTCCAGACACAATCCTTTTCCCTGTTGACCTCGCACATCCCGCCCACAGCCCCTCCGCAGGGCCCGTTGAGAAGACCTTTCGGGCACTGGGCTTTCGGGCAGAGCCCACCGTATTCGCTTATGGTACAGTCCCCGCACATAACACACTGGTCGGAGAGAAGCTTGCCACCACTGGAACCCCCAAGTGAGAGGGTGTTGTTCGAACCGTAGATAGGCAAATCCACAACAGTGGCAACAGCAGAAACTCCACTGCCACATCCCATGACCAGAACGCAATGCGCTTCTTTTATTTTCTCGTTTTTCTCAACAAGGGATTCATAAGACCGGATACTGCAGGCTGCAGTTGGAAGAGCCCAGCCTACCACGTGCTTTCCGCTTTCTTCAAGCCGTCTGCACATCTCAAGGACCTCGGGTTCTCCCCCGGTCTTCAGTTTTGCAGCACATACGTTGCACCCTATAACGAATATATAGTCTTCGTCTTTTAACATGTTCAGGATTTCTTCAAAGGGTTTTGCTGAAGTTATGATCATAATTACCTCAAATATCGGTATTCTAGATTAGTCCGATTTGCAATAC containing:
- a CDS encoding DUF1638 domain-containing protein, with translation MKIMSIISCKIFEDEIIHFMEHDEEVSDVLILKNESSEEIIRKFGEICCPCRELSLKNVEAFRCLEDEKYVDGEGLMLVLNILDIAGMGKMRTQLKMKVYDEILRMSFFSDGILLLYGLCGNLFKDLEEDFRYLKCPLTLLRDPYGNIVDDCICAALGGKRAFMEIIKEFRGERVFMLTPMWAANWEKMVVANGFARDLENIDESKLVFRAARYSRVAKINTGLNYQQNFESRVREFAAFYDLEITELETDQALFEKCYRELKHSLIAPV
- a CDS encoding methylenetetrahydrofolate reductase; amino-acid sequence: MLFNFREKLNSRKFLVTAEVSPPKGTRYSVPLEDARHLKGRADALNVTDNQCSIMHMSSLAFSKLLLDEGHEPIMQLTCRDRNRIGLQSDLLGAYALGIRNICLMTGDFPSCGDHPGSKPVYDLDSVQLIELVRKLDSGFDLAGNILDGGTSFCAGAVSGIDPDKIIQLIKLEKKVRGGADFIQTQAVYDVGIFEEFMEAVNHLEVPIIAGLIPLKSLGMAEYMNKNISGIHVPDEIMLRMKEASSPLEEGLLIASETIKELTKLSRGVHIMPIGSHKNTPRLLSMAGISEI
- a CDS encoding methylenetetrahydrofolate reductase C-terminal domain-containing protein: MIITSAKPFEEILNMLKDEDYIFVIGCNVCAAKLKTGGEPEVLEMCRRLEESGKHVVGWALPTAACSIRSYESLVEKNEKIKEAHCVLVMGCGSGVSAVATVVDLPIYGSNNTLSLGGSSGGKLLSDQCVMCGDCTISEYGGLCPKAQCPKGLLNGPCGGAVGGMCEVNREKDCVWTLIYERLKKIKRLDLLYVTHAPQEHGFK
- the cofE gene encoding coenzyme F420-0:L-glutamate ligase; translation: MNPKITSIQMFGIETPIIRAGDDIVQALEASLQDAGISPVDGDVFVLAESAVATAENRIVELASIKPGEKALSLGEKYGIDPREMELVLQECDELFGGVPGAALTITKGILSPNAGIDASNAPDGHVVLLPEDPRKSSETIRKRLEQRYSCKLGVIIGDSRTQPLRLGCTGLALGISGFVPVEDARGTFDIYGKPLRLTYKAAADNLVSAAELLMGEAGERVPCVLVRGAPIQMVDESPEMPTISMEGCMYFGNIIKSRKEDTEKEKQ